From one Solanum lycopersicum chromosome 12, SLM_r2.1 genomic stretch:
- the LOC138340296 gene encoding uncharacterized protein: protein MRDNKPSIEHQRRLNPPLQMVVKKEIIKLLDVGVIYPITNSSWVCPIQCVPNIGGMTMVPYAKNELVPIRPVTRWRIKRKPLLLVLMKPSRLRSMMSIFSDMVEDTIEVFMDDFSMIGIALGSHLSEMGIDADRAKVKVIEKLPPPISVKGKVSPDWSKPFEVMCDASGFDLDVVLEQRRDKIFHPIFYASKALNEAQKNYTMTEQELPAFVFAFEKFRSYLLGTTIIVHPDQSDLRY from the exons ATGCGCGAtaataagccaagtattgagcaccagagacgttTAAATCCACCTCTACAAATGgtggtgaagaaggaaatcattaagttgTTGGACGTTGGAGTGATATATCCAATCACcaatagtagttgggtatgccctattcagtgtgtacctaataTAGGGGGAATGACTATGGTCCCTTATGCgaaaaatgagcttgttccGATAAGGCCGGTGACAAGATGGAGG atcaagagaaaaccacttttacttgtccttaTGAAACCTTCGCGTTTAAGAtctatgatgtcgatattctctgatatggtggaggacactattgaggtgtttatggatgatttttcaatGATTG GTATTGCATTGGGTAGTCACCTTTCAGAGATGGGTATAGATgctgatcgagctaaagttaaGGTGATAGAGAAacttcctccacccatctctgtaaaag GAAAAGTTTCTCCGGATTGGAGtaagccatttgaggtgatgtgtgatgcgagTGGGTTTGATCTTGATGTGGTATTGGAACAAAGAAGGGACAAAATCTTTCATCCCATTttctatgctagtaaagcccttaATGAAGCCCAAAAGAATTACACCATGACTGAACAAGAGCTCCCTGCATttgtctttgcttttgagaaatttcgctcttATTTGCTTGGCACGACGATTATAGTGCACCCTGATCAATCTGATCTGAGATATTGA
- the LOC112940433 gene encoding uncharacterized protein, which yields MFYASGLSFNFVNSPYFKKYSKFLAENSIPVYIPSSYNRLRSTLLAQEKTHIDRKLQPIKGTWKKKGLAICSDGWSDTKKRPLINIMASSSGGPMFLNSINSSGIGKDGEYIANLFIEAIENVGSNNVVQVITDNASNMKLAGTIVEQKYPHIFWTPCVVHCLNLALKSMCQPSEKSPHFTNCNWILELLSEVSNLKNFVLNHDMAHALSKKHSDLYLLKVGETRFASHIIMTTRIRIVKSSLEKMVMDDEWKNYKGDKEIEAKTREIKSLIMNDEKWDSIDYFLKFTEPIVDMLRRADIDGPKLHLIYDMWDSMIEKVKKVIFEHEGKDLISGQSIFFDTIHDILVARWNKSNTPLHCMAHSLVPKYYHESWLEGENGIRKLAPNEDSEISLNRVKCFQR from the coding sequence ATGTTCTACGCATCAGGTTTATCATTCAACTTTGTCAACTCtccttattttaaaaagtattctaAGTTTCTAGCCGAAAATTCCATTCCCGTTTATATTCCCTCATCATATAATAGATTGAGGTCAACTCTTTTAGCTCAAGAAAAAACACatattgatagaaagttgcaaCCAATAAAAGGTACATGGAAAAAGAAAGGATTGGCGATTTGTTCGGATGGATGGTCCGATACTAAAAAACGACCTTTGATCAATATAATGGCATCATCTAGTGGAGGCCCAATGTTTTTGAATTCAATCAATTCTAGTGGAATCGGAAAAGATGGTGAATATATTGCTAACTTATTTATTGAAGCAATAGAAAATGTAGGTTCAAACAATGTTGTTCAAGTTATTACGGATAATGCAAGTAATATGAAACTTGCAGGTACTATAGTGGAGCAAAAATATCCTCATATATTTTGGACTCCTTGCGTTGTTCATTGTTTGAATCTAGCTTTGAAAAGTATGTGCCAACCTTCGGAAAAATCACCTCACTTTACTAATTGTAATTGGATTTTAGAGTTACTTAGTGAAGTGAGCAATTTAAAGAATTTTGTTTTGAACCATGACATGGCACATGCACTTTCTAAAAAACATTCGGATTTGTATTTGTTGAAGGTTGGTGAAACAAGATTTGCCTCACACATCATTATGACCACCCGAATTCGCATAGTAAAATCTTCTTTGGAGAAAATGGTCATGGATGATGAATGGAAGAATTATAAGGGGGATAAGGAAATTGAAGCCAAGACACGTGAAATAAAATCGCTCATAATGAATGATGAAAAATGGGATAGTATTGACTATTTCTTGAAATTTACGGAACCAATTGTTGATATGCTAAGAAGAGCCGATATTGATGGTCCAAAATTACATCTCATTTATGATATGTGGGACTCAATGATTGAGAAAGTCAAGAAAGTCATCTTTGAGCATGAGGGAAAAGATCTCATTTCCGGtcaatcaatattttttgataCTATTCATGATATTCTTGTGGCTAGGTGGAACAAAAGTAACACACCTCTACATTGTATGGCACATTCTTTGGTTCCCAAATATTATCATGAATCATGGCTTGAAGGAGAGAATGGAATTCGAAAGCTAGCTCCCAATGAAGATAGTGAAATTTCATTGAATAGAGTCAAGTGCTTTCAAAGGTAG